One Peromyscus leucopus breed LL Stock chromosome 4, UCI_PerLeu_2.1, whole genome shotgun sequence genomic region harbors:
- the Mamdc4 gene encoding apical endosomal glycoprotein isoform X2 — MYLHSHLLSTLVLFIAAQSLGKTWVPSHCRSPIGAVCNFVCDCGDCSDEAQCGFHGASTIPSMSIPFSCSFEQDPCGWQDISTSGYSWLRDRAGAVLDGPGPRSDHTHGTDLGWYMAVGTHNGKEASTATLRSPVMREAAPTCELRLWYHTASRDVAELRLELTHGVETLTLWQSSGPWGPGWQELAVNTGRVQGDFKVTFSATRNATHRGAVALDDVEFRDCGLPRPQASCPLGQHHCQNKACVEPHQLCDGEDNCGDRSDEDPLICSHHMATDFETGLGPWNQLEGWTRNHSAGSMVSPAWPHRDHSRNSAYGFFLVSVAKPGTTAVLFSPEFQASVPYNCSLTFYYYLHGSEASRFQLFLQAQGLNTPPDPVLLRSHHGELGTAWVRDRVDIQSAQPFRILLAGETGPGGIVGLDDLIMSNYCKLVPDVSTVQSCSGSEALALCPQTSMKLPLEACEPGHLSCGELCVPPEQLCDFQQQCAEGEDEHKCGTTDFESASAGGWEDMSIGRLQWQRIAAQNRKLARDADRDVPGHFLSLQKAWGQLRSEARARTPALGPSGPRCELHMAYRFHSHPQGFLALVVVENGFRELVWQAPSSSSSSSKGWTVEKVLLGARHRPFQLEFVGLVDLEGPGQQWAEVDNVTMRDCNPTVTTESDREVSCNFERDSCSWHTGHLTDAHWHRVKSRGSEYDHTTGQGFLMFLDPMDPPARGQGALLLTRPQVPLVPKECLSFWYHLYGPQIGTLRLAMKKDGEEDTLLWSRSGTHGNRWHQAWVTLHHQLEASTKYQLLFEGLRDGYRGTMALDDMAVRPGPCWAPKSCSFEDSDCGFSPGGLGLWKRQSNASGQAPWGPWTDHTTETAQGHYMVVDTSPNLLPKGHVASLTSEEHQPLTQPACLTFWYHLSLHNPGTLRVHLEESTRRQELSISAHGGFAWRLGSVNVQAGQTWRVVFEAVAAGVEHSYMALDDLLLQDGPCAQPGSCDFESGLCGWSHLAWPSLGAYSWDWSRGATPSRYPKPTVDHTLGTEAGHFAFFDTSVLGPGGQKAWLRSEPLPATTASCLHFWYFMGFPEHFYKGELRVLLSSAQGQLAVWAQGGHLRHQWVQVQIEVSNPEEFQIVFEATLGGQPALGPIALDDVEYLAGRHCQQPLPSQGERAPVSVPIAVGGALLFFMFLVLLGLGGRHWLQKQRCPFQRSTDAATSGFDNILFNAVGTPRCGQVGDSASMLNDGKARSGGPGLRKRRLAPSLHVQTAFQQPLSNIPPSFLGSSYPPRIHHQQLIDQTRPGPSGQLTQHLALPRFFSSSSIWWLCPLV; from the exons ATGTACCTGCATAGCCACCTCCTTTCAACCTTGGTCCTGTTTATAG CTGCACAATCCCTAGGCAAGACCTGGGTGCCCAGCCACTGCAGAAGTCCCATCGGAGCTGTGTGCAActttgtgtgtgactgtggagaCTGTTCAGATGAAGCCCAGTGTG GTTTCCACGGTGCTTCAACTATCCCGAGCATGAGCATCCCTTTCAGCTGCAGCTTTGAGCAGGACCCCTGTGGCTGGCAGGACATCAGCACCTCAGGCTATAGCTGGCTTCGAGACCGGGCAGGGGCAGTGCTGGACGGTCCTGGGCCTCGTTCTGACCATACACATGGCACCGACTTGG GCTGGTACATGGCCGTGGGAACCCACAATGGGAAGGAGGCATCCACTGCGACTCTGCGTTCCCCTGTCATGCGTGAGGCAGCTCCTACCTGTGAACTGAGGCTCTGGTACCACACAGCCTCTAGAG ATGTTGCTGAGCTGCGGCTGGAGCTGACCCATGGTGTAGAGACACTGACCCTGTGGCAGAGCTCAGGACCCTGGGGTCCTggctggcaggagctggcagTGAACACTGGCCGTGTCCAGGGTGACTTCAAA GTGACATTTTCTGCCACCCGAAATGCCACACACAGGGGTGCTGTGGCCTTGGATGATGTGGAGTTCCGGGACTGTGGGCTACCCA GACCTCAGGCCAGCTGCCCCCTGGGGCAGCACCACTGCCAGAACAAGGCTTGTGTGGAGCCCCACCAGCTGTGTGACGGGGAGGACAACTGTGGAGACAGATCTGATGAAGACCCGCTCATCTGCA GCCACCACATGGCCACTGACTTTGAGACAGGCCTGGGACCGTGGAACCAGTTGGAGGGCTGGACCCGGAACCACAGTGCTGGCAGCATGGTGAGCCCTGCCTGGCCCCACCGAGATCACAGCCGGAATAGTGCATATG GCTTTTTCCTGGTCTCTGTGGCCAAGCCTGGCACCACTGCTGTTCTCTTCAGCCCTGAGTTCCAAGCCTCAGTCCCCTACAACTGTTCG CTCACCTTCTATTActacctgcatgggtctgaggcCAGCCGCTTCCAGCTGTTCCTGCAGGCACAGGGGCTCAACACTCCCCCGGATCCTGTCCTGCTGCGGAGCCACCATGGAGAGCTGGGGACAGCCTGGGTCAGAGACCGTGTTGACATTCAAAGTGCCCAGCCATTCAGG ATCCTTCTCGCTGGGGAGACTGGTCCAGGAGGCATCGTGGGCCTGGACGACCTCATCATGTCCAATTACTGCAAACTTGTTCCAG ATGTGTCCACAGTGCAATCATGTTCTGGATCTGAGGCATTAGCCCTCTGTCCCCAGACGTCCATGAAGCTGCCTCTGGAAGCCTGTGAGCCCGGACATCTCTCCTGTGGAGAACTGTGTGTACCCCCAGAGCAGCTCTGCGACTTCCAGCAGCAATGTGCAGAGGGCGAGGATGAACACAAGTGTG GCACCACAGACTTTGAGTCCGCCtctgctgggggctgggaggacaTGAGTATAGGCAGGCTGCAGTGGCAACGGATTGCAGCCCAGAACAGGAAGCTTGCCAGGGACGCTGACCGGGATGTTCCTG ggcacttcctgtctctacagaAGGCCTGGGGGCAGCTAAGATCTGAGGCCCGGGCTCGCACACCTGCCCTGGGCCCCTCAGGCCCTCGCTGTGAACTCCACATGGCTTACCGTTTTCACAGTCATCCCCAAG GCTTCTTGGCACTGGTTGTGGTGGAGAATGGCTTCCGGGAGCTGGTGTGGCAGGccccaagcagcagcagcagcagcagcaagggctGGACCGTGGAGAAGGTTCTTCTTGGGGCACGGCACCGGCCATTCCAG CTGGAGTTTGTGGGTCTGGTGGACTTGGAGGGCCCTGGCCAGCAGTGGGCTGAGGTGGACAATGTGACCATGAGAGACTGCAACCCCACAGTGACCACCGAGAGCGACCGAG AGGTCTCCTGTAACTTTGAACGGGACTCGTGCAGCTGGCACACAGGCCACCTCACAGATGCCCACTGGCACCGTGTAAAAAGCCGTGGTTCCGAGTATGACCACACCACTGGCCAAG GCTTTCTCATGTTCCTGGATCCCATGGACCCGCCTGCTCGTGGACAGGGTGCCCTCTTACTCACAAGACCCCAGGTGCCGCTTGTCCCCAAGGAATGTCTCAGCTTCTGGTACCACCTGTATGGGCCCCAGATTG GGACACTGCGCCTGGCCATGaagaaggatggggaggaagacACACTACTGTGGTCCAGGTCAGGCACCCATGGCAACCGCTGGCACCAGGCTTGGGTCACTCTTCACCACCAGCTAGAGGCCAGCACCAAGTACCAG CTGCTGTTTGAAGGCCTCCGGGATGGGTACCGCGGCACAATGGCCCTGGATGACATGGCTGTACGGCCAGGCCCCTGCTGGGCCCCCAAGAGCTGTTCCTTTGAAGACTCTGACTGCGGCTTCTCTCCAGGGGGCTTGGGGCTGTGGAAGCGCCAGAGTAATGCCTCAGGCCAAGCTCCTTGGGGTCCTTGGACAGACCACACCACAGAAACAGCCCAAG GGCACTACATGGTGGTGGACACCAGCCCAAATTTACTGCCCAAGGGTCATGTGGCCTCTCTGACTTCAGAGGAGCACCAGCCCCTgacccagcctgcctgcctgaccTTCTGGTACCATCTGAGCCTCCATAACCCAG GCACCCTGAGGGTACACCTGGAAGAGAGCACAAGGCGCCAGGAGCTCAGCATCAGTGCCCACGGTGGATTTGCCTGGCGTCTGGGCAGTGTGAATGTGCAGGCTGGGCAGACCTGGAGG GTAGTGTTTGAGGCTGTGGCTGCAGGTGTGGAGCATTCCTACATGGCTCTGGACGACCTTCTCCTCCAAGACGGGCCCTGTGCTCAGCCAG GGTCCTGTGACTTTGAATCCGGGCTGTGTGGGTGGAGCCACCTTGCTTGGCCCAGCCTAGGTGCGTACAGCTGGGACTGGAGCCGCGGAGCCACCCCATCCCGCTACCCCAAACCCACAGTGGACCACACCCTGGGCACAGAGGCAG GCCACTTTGCTTTCTTTGACACCAGCGTGCTAGGTCCTGGGGGCCAAAAAGCCTGGCTTCGCAGTGAGCCACTGCCAGCAACTACAGCCTCATGCCTCCACTTCTGGTACTTCATGGGCTTTCCTGAGCATTTCT ATAAGGGTGAGTTGAGAGTGCTCCTGAGCAGTGCCCAAGGCCAACTAGCTGTGTGGGCCCAGGGCGGGCACTTGCGGCACCAGTGGGTACAAGTCCAGATCGAAGTGTCCAACCCTGAGGAGTTCCAG ATTGTTTTTGAAGCCACTCTGGGTGGCCAGCCAGCTCTGGGGCCCATTGCCCTCGATGACGTGGAGTATTTGGCAGGACGGCACTGCCAGCAGCCTCTACCTAGCCAGG GTGAAAGGGCACCCGTGTCTGTGCCTATAGCTGTTGGGGGGGCCCTCCTCTTCTTCATGTTCCTGGTGCTCCTGGGCCTTGGGGGTCGGCATTGGCTACAGAAACAGCGCTGCCCCTTCCAGAGGAGTACAGATGCAGCAACCTCTGGCTTTGACAATATCCTCTTCAATGCGGTAGGAACCCCCAGATGTGGGCAAGTGGGAGATTCTGCCTCCATGCTTAATGATGGGAAAGCAAGAAGTGGTGGGCCAGGACTCAGGAAGAGACGCCTTGCCCCATCCCTCCACGTCCAGACTGCCTTTCAACAGCCATTGTCCAatattcctccctccttcctaggATCAAGTTACCCTCCCAGAATCCATCACCAGCAGCTCATAGACCAGACAAGGCCTGGCCCCTCAGGCCAACTCACACAGCATTTAGCCCTCCCACGCTTCTTCAGCTCTTCCTCCATCTGGTGGCTGTGCCCTCTGGTGTGA